A window from Primulina eburnea isolate SZY01 chromosome 2, ASM2296580v1, whole genome shotgun sequence encodes these proteins:
- the LOC140823226 gene encoding GDP-mannose transporter GONST1-like isoform X2 yields MTPRYRVKNLSFWMNTLGSRVGWLIEVAKGLMGTRLSKLVLSKGVSQDFLDPVLERNATADIGKGSPSSERDLKNHQLNSLLDQVSSPVRRELVSRASFGMRTPGNNDGIDVESGRTEKDREKTVRSKKGITLHNQALLSGIAYCFSSCSMILVNKYVLSSYDFNAGISLMLYQNFVSVIIVSLLSFLGLITTEPLSWRLIKVWLPVNVIFVGMLITSMFSLKYINVAMVTVLKNVTNVMTAVGEMYLFNKHHDNRVWAALFLMIISAISGGITDLSFHAVGYTWQFMNCFLTASYSLTLRRIMDTAKQVTKSGELNEFSMVLLNNCLSLPLGIFLIFVFNEVDYLLQTPLLRLPTFWLVITFSGFLGLAISFTSMWFLHQTGATTYSLVGSLNKIPLSVAGILLFKVPTSLENSASIFFGLVAGVFFARAKMR; encoded by the exons ATGACTCCAAG ATATAGAGTAAAGAATTTGTCTTTTTGGATGAACACGTTGGGGAGCCGAGTTGGATGGTTGATTGAGGTCGCCAAAGGATTGATGGGTACCAGGTTATCCAAGCT AGTTTTGTCAAAAGGTGTTTCTCAAGATTTTCTTGATCCTGTTTTGGAGAGAAACGCAACAGCGGATATTGGGAAGGGTTCCCCCAGCAGCGAAAGAGACCTGAAAAATCATCAGCTCAACAGCTTGCTGGATCAGGTCTCTAGTCCAGTCCGAAGAGAATTAGTTAGCAG AGCGTCTTTTGGGATGAGAACTCCTGGTAATAATGATGGGATTGATGTGGAGAGTGGAAGAACAGAAAAGGATAGAGAAAAGACAGTGAGAAGTAAAAAAGGAATTACTTTACACAATCAGGCCCTGTTATCTGGCATTGCATATTGTTTTTCTTCATGCAGCATGATACTGGTTAACAAGTATGTCCTCTCCAGTTATGACTTTAATGCCGGAATCTCTTTGATGCTATATCAG AATTTTGTCTCGGTGATTATTGTTTCCCTTTTAAGTTTCCTTGGCTTAATTACTACGGAACCACTCTCGTGGAGATTAATTAAGGTCTGGTTGCCAGTCAATGTTATATTTGTTGGGATGCTGATCACAAGTATGTTTAG TCTAAAGTACATTAATGTCGCCATGGTCACAGTTCTGAAGAATGTAACCAATGTGATGACTGCTGTTGGTGAAATGTATTTATTTAACAAACATCATGACAACAGGGTTTGGGCAGCTCTTTTCTTAATG ATCATTTCAGCAATATCCGGTGGAATTACAGATTTGTCATTTCATGCCGTTGGATATACATGGCAGTTCATGAACTGTTTTCTGACAGCATCATATTCC CTGACCTTACGCAGGATCATGGATACAGCAAAACAAGTTACTAAATCTGGAGAGTTGAATGAATTCTCAATGGTTCTGCTCAACAATTGCCTTTCGCTACCTCTAggaatttttcttatttttgtgtTCAATGAGGTCGATTATCTCTTACAAAC ACCTCTTTTGAGATTGCCAACATTCTGGCTGGTGATAACGTTTAGTGGATTCTTGGGGTTGGCTATAAGCTTCACTTCTATGTGGTTTCTGCATCAAACAGGGGCTACTACGTACAG CCTTGTAGGTTCTCTGAACAAGATACCTCTCTCTGTTGCTGGCATCCTCCTCTTTAAAGTCCCAACAAGTTTGGAAAATTCTGCCAGCATTTTCTTTG GGTTGGTGGCTGGAGTGTTCTTTGCAAGAGCAAAAATGCGTTAG
- the LOC140823226 gene encoding GDP-mannose transporter GONST1-like isoform X5, with amino-acid sequence MRTPGNNDGIDVESGRTEKDREKTVRSKKGITLHNQALLSGIAYCFSSCSMILVNKYVLSSYDFNAGISLMLYQNFVSVIIVSLLSFLGLITTEPLSWRLIKVWLPVNVIFVGMLITSMFSLKYINVAMVTVLKNVTNVMTAVGEMYLFNKHHDNRVWAALFLMIISAISGGITDLSFHAVGYTWQFMNCFLTASYSLTLRRIMDTAKQVTKSGELNEFSMVLLNNCLSLPLGIFLIFVFNEVDYLLQTPLLRLPTFWLVITFSGFLGLAISFTSMWFLHQTGATTYSLVGSLNKIPLSVAGILLFKVPTSLENSASIFFGLVAGVFFARAKMR; translated from the exons ATGAGAACTCCTGGTAATAATGATGGGATTGATGTGGAGAGTGGAAGAACAGAAAAGGATAGAGAAAAGACAGTGAGAAGTAAAAAAGGAATTACTTTACACAATCAGGCCCTGTTATCTGGCATTGCATATTGTTTTTCTTCATGCAGCATGATACTGGTTAACAAGTATGTCCTCTCCAGTTATGACTTTAATGCCGGAATCTCTTTGATGCTATATCAG AATTTTGTCTCGGTGATTATTGTTTCCCTTTTAAGTTTCCTTGGCTTAATTACTACGGAACCACTCTCGTGGAGATTAATTAAGGTCTGGTTGCCAGTCAATGTTATATTTGTTGGGATGCTGATCACAAGTATGTTTAG TCTAAAGTACATTAATGTCGCCATGGTCACAGTTCTGAAGAATGTAACCAATGTGATGACTGCTGTTGGTGAAATGTATTTATTTAACAAACATCATGACAACAGGGTTTGGGCAGCTCTTTTCTTAATG ATCATTTCAGCAATATCCGGTGGAATTACAGATTTGTCATTTCATGCCGTTGGATATACATGGCAGTTCATGAACTGTTTTCTGACAGCATCATATTCC CTGACCTTACGCAGGATCATGGATACAGCAAAACAAGTTACTAAATCTGGAGAGTTGAATGAATTCTCAATGGTTCTGCTCAACAATTGCCTTTCGCTACCTCTAggaatttttcttatttttgtgtTCAATGAGGTCGATTATCTCTTACAAAC ACCTCTTTTGAGATTGCCAACATTCTGGCTGGTGATAACGTTTAGTGGATTCTTGGGGTTGGCTATAAGCTTCACTTCTATGTGGTTTCTGCATCAAACAGGGGCTACTACGTACAG CCTTGTAGGTTCTCTGAACAAGATACCTCTCTCTGTTGCTGGCATCCTCCTCTTTAAAGTCCCAACAAGTTTGGAAAATTCTGCCAGCATTTTCTTTG GGTTGGTGGCTGGAGTGTTCTTTGCAAGAGCAAAAATGCGTTAG
- the LOC140823226 gene encoding GDP-mannose transporter GONST1-like isoform X6 has translation MVTVLKNVTNVMTAVGEMYLFNKHHDNRVWAALFLMIISAISGGITDLSFHAVGYTWQFMNCFLTASYSLTLRRIMDTAKQVTKSGELNEFSMVLLNNCLSLPLGIFLIFVFNEVDYLLQTPLLRLPTFWLVITFSGFLGLAISFTSMWFLHQTGATTYSLVGSLNKIPLSVAGILLFKVPTSLENSASIFFGLVAGVFFARAKMR, from the exons ATGGTCACAGTTCTGAAGAATGTAACCAATGTGATGACTGCTGTTGGTGAAATGTATTTATTTAACAAACATCATGACAACAGGGTTTGGGCAGCTCTTTTCTTAATG ATCATTTCAGCAATATCCGGTGGAATTACAGATTTGTCATTTCATGCCGTTGGATATACATGGCAGTTCATGAACTGTTTTCTGACAGCATCATATTCC CTGACCTTACGCAGGATCATGGATACAGCAAAACAAGTTACTAAATCTGGAGAGTTGAATGAATTCTCAATGGTTCTGCTCAACAATTGCCTTTCGCTACCTCTAggaatttttcttatttttgtgtTCAATGAGGTCGATTATCTCTTACAAAC ACCTCTTTTGAGATTGCCAACATTCTGGCTGGTGATAACGTTTAGTGGATTCTTGGGGTTGGCTATAAGCTTCACTTCTATGTGGTTTCTGCATCAAACAGGGGCTACTACGTACAG CCTTGTAGGTTCTCTGAACAAGATACCTCTCTCTGTTGCTGGCATCCTCCTCTTTAAAGTCCCAACAAGTTTGGAAAATTCTGCCAGCATTTTCTTTG GGTTGGTGGCTGGAGTGTTCTTTGCAAGAGCAAAAATGCGTTAG
- the LOC140823226 gene encoding GDP-mannose transporter GONST1-like isoform X3: MNTLGSRVGWLIEVAKGLMGTRLSKLVLSKGVSQDFLDPVLERNATADIGKGSPSSERDLKNHQLNSLLDQVSSPVRRELVSRASFGMRTPGNNDGIDVESGRTEKDREKTVRSKKGITLHNQALLSGIAYCFSSCSMILVNKYVLSSYDFNAGISLMLYQNFVSVIIVSLLSFLGLITTEPLSWRLIKVWLPVNVIFVGMLITSMFSLKYINVAMVTVLKNVTNVMTAVGEMYLFNKHHDNRVWAALFLMIISAISGGITDLSFHAVGYTWQFMNCFLTASYSLTLRRIMDTAKQVTKSGELNEFSMVLLNNCLSLPLGIFLIFVFNEVDYLLQTPLLRLPTFWLVITFSGFLGLAISFTSMWFLHQTGATTYSLVGSLNKIPLSVAGILLFKVPTSLENSASIFFGLVAGVFFARAKMR, from the exons ATGAACACGTTGGGGAGCCGAGTTGGATGGTTGATTGAGGTCGCCAAAGGATTGATGGGTACCAGGTTATCCAAGCT AGTTTTGTCAAAAGGTGTTTCTCAAGATTTTCTTGATCCTGTTTTGGAGAGAAACGCAACAGCGGATATTGGGAAGGGTTCCCCCAGCAGCGAAAGAGACCTGAAAAATCATCAGCTCAACAGCTTGCTGGATCAGGTCTCTAGTCCAGTCCGAAGAGAATTAGTTAGCAG AGCGTCTTTTGGGATGAGAACTCCTGGTAATAATGATGGGATTGATGTGGAGAGTGGAAGAACAGAAAAGGATAGAGAAAAGACAGTGAGAAGTAAAAAAGGAATTACTTTACACAATCAGGCCCTGTTATCTGGCATTGCATATTGTTTTTCTTCATGCAGCATGATACTGGTTAACAAGTATGTCCTCTCCAGTTATGACTTTAATGCCGGAATCTCTTTGATGCTATATCAG AATTTTGTCTCGGTGATTATTGTTTCCCTTTTAAGTTTCCTTGGCTTAATTACTACGGAACCACTCTCGTGGAGATTAATTAAGGTCTGGTTGCCAGTCAATGTTATATTTGTTGGGATGCTGATCACAAGTATGTTTAG TCTAAAGTACATTAATGTCGCCATGGTCACAGTTCTGAAGAATGTAACCAATGTGATGACTGCTGTTGGTGAAATGTATTTATTTAACAAACATCATGACAACAGGGTTTGGGCAGCTCTTTTCTTAATG ATCATTTCAGCAATATCCGGTGGAATTACAGATTTGTCATTTCATGCCGTTGGATATACATGGCAGTTCATGAACTGTTTTCTGACAGCATCATATTCC CTGACCTTACGCAGGATCATGGATACAGCAAAACAAGTTACTAAATCTGGAGAGTTGAATGAATTCTCAATGGTTCTGCTCAACAATTGCCTTTCGCTACCTCTAggaatttttcttatttttgtgtTCAATGAGGTCGATTATCTCTTACAAAC ACCTCTTTTGAGATTGCCAACATTCTGGCTGGTGATAACGTTTAGTGGATTCTTGGGGTTGGCTATAAGCTTCACTTCTATGTGGTTTCTGCATCAAACAGGGGCTACTACGTACAG CCTTGTAGGTTCTCTGAACAAGATACCTCTCTCTGTTGCTGGCATCCTCCTCTTTAAAGTCCCAACAAGTTTGGAAAATTCTGCCAGCATTTTCTTTG GGTTGGTGGCTGGAGTGTTCTTTGCAAGAGCAAAAATGCGTTAG
- the LOC140823226 gene encoding GDP-mannose transporter GONST1-like isoform X4 encodes MTPRVLSKGVSQDFLDPVLERNATADIGKGSPSSERDLKNHQLNSLLDQVSSPVRRELVSRASFGMRTPGNNDGIDVESGRTEKDREKTVRSKKGITLHNQALLSGIAYCFSSCSMILVNKYVLSSYDFNAGISLMLYQNFVSVIIVSLLSFLGLITTEPLSWRLIKVWLPVNVIFVGMLITSMFSLKYINVAMVTVLKNVTNVMTAVGEMYLFNKHHDNRVWAALFLMIISAISGGITDLSFHAVGYTWQFMNCFLTASYSLTLRRIMDTAKQVTKSGELNEFSMVLLNNCLSLPLGIFLIFVFNEVDYLLQTPLLRLPTFWLVITFSGFLGLAISFTSMWFLHQTGATTYSLVGSLNKIPLSVAGILLFKVPTSLENSASIFFGLVAGVFFARAKMR; translated from the exons ATGACTCCAAG AGTTTTGTCAAAAGGTGTTTCTCAAGATTTTCTTGATCCTGTTTTGGAGAGAAACGCAACAGCGGATATTGGGAAGGGTTCCCCCAGCAGCGAAAGAGACCTGAAAAATCATCAGCTCAACAGCTTGCTGGATCAGGTCTCTAGTCCAGTCCGAAGAGAATTAGTTAGCAG AGCGTCTTTTGGGATGAGAACTCCTGGTAATAATGATGGGATTGATGTGGAGAGTGGAAGAACAGAAAAGGATAGAGAAAAGACAGTGAGAAGTAAAAAAGGAATTACTTTACACAATCAGGCCCTGTTATCTGGCATTGCATATTGTTTTTCTTCATGCAGCATGATACTGGTTAACAAGTATGTCCTCTCCAGTTATGACTTTAATGCCGGAATCTCTTTGATGCTATATCAG AATTTTGTCTCGGTGATTATTGTTTCCCTTTTAAGTTTCCTTGGCTTAATTACTACGGAACCACTCTCGTGGAGATTAATTAAGGTCTGGTTGCCAGTCAATGTTATATTTGTTGGGATGCTGATCACAAGTATGTTTAG TCTAAAGTACATTAATGTCGCCATGGTCACAGTTCTGAAGAATGTAACCAATGTGATGACTGCTGTTGGTGAAATGTATTTATTTAACAAACATCATGACAACAGGGTTTGGGCAGCTCTTTTCTTAATG ATCATTTCAGCAATATCCGGTGGAATTACAGATTTGTCATTTCATGCCGTTGGATATACATGGCAGTTCATGAACTGTTTTCTGACAGCATCATATTCC CTGACCTTACGCAGGATCATGGATACAGCAAAACAAGTTACTAAATCTGGAGAGTTGAATGAATTCTCAATGGTTCTGCTCAACAATTGCCTTTCGCTACCTCTAggaatttttcttatttttgtgtTCAATGAGGTCGATTATCTCTTACAAAC ACCTCTTTTGAGATTGCCAACATTCTGGCTGGTGATAACGTTTAGTGGATTCTTGGGGTTGGCTATAAGCTTCACTTCTATGTGGTTTCTGCATCAAACAGGGGCTACTACGTACAG CCTTGTAGGTTCTCTGAACAAGATACCTCTCTCTGTTGCTGGCATCCTCCTCTTTAAAGTCCCAACAAGTTTGGAAAATTCTGCCAGCATTTTCTTTG GGTTGGTGGCTGGAGTGTTCTTTGCAAGAGCAAAAATGCGTTAG
- the LOC140823226 gene encoding GDP-mannose transporter GONST1-like isoform X1, whose translation MLIINDSKLCFLDRYRVKNLSFWMNTLGSRVGWLIEVAKGLMGTRLSKLVLSKGVSQDFLDPVLERNATADIGKGSPSSERDLKNHQLNSLLDQVSSPVRRELVSRASFGMRTPGNNDGIDVESGRTEKDREKTVRSKKGITLHNQALLSGIAYCFSSCSMILVNKYVLSSYDFNAGISLMLYQNFVSVIIVSLLSFLGLITTEPLSWRLIKVWLPVNVIFVGMLITSMFSLKYINVAMVTVLKNVTNVMTAVGEMYLFNKHHDNRVWAALFLMIISAISGGITDLSFHAVGYTWQFMNCFLTASYSLTLRRIMDTAKQVTKSGELNEFSMVLLNNCLSLPLGIFLIFVFNEVDYLLQTPLLRLPTFWLVITFSGFLGLAISFTSMWFLHQTGATTYSLVGSLNKIPLSVAGILLFKVPTSLENSASIFFGLVAGVFFARAKMR comes from the exons ATGTTAATTATAAATGACTCCAAG TTGTGTTTCTTGGATAGATATAGAGTAAAGAATTTGTCTTTTTGGATGAACACGTTGGGGAGCCGAGTTGGATGGTTGATTGAGGTCGCCAAAGGATTGATGGGTACCAGGTTATCCAAGCT AGTTTTGTCAAAAGGTGTTTCTCAAGATTTTCTTGATCCTGTTTTGGAGAGAAACGCAACAGCGGATATTGGGAAGGGTTCCCCCAGCAGCGAAAGAGACCTGAAAAATCATCAGCTCAACAGCTTGCTGGATCAGGTCTCTAGTCCAGTCCGAAGAGAATTAGTTAGCAG AGCGTCTTTTGGGATGAGAACTCCTGGTAATAATGATGGGATTGATGTGGAGAGTGGAAGAACAGAAAAGGATAGAGAAAAGACAGTGAGAAGTAAAAAAGGAATTACTTTACACAATCAGGCCCTGTTATCTGGCATTGCATATTGTTTTTCTTCATGCAGCATGATACTGGTTAACAAGTATGTCCTCTCCAGTTATGACTTTAATGCCGGAATCTCTTTGATGCTATATCAG AATTTTGTCTCGGTGATTATTGTTTCCCTTTTAAGTTTCCTTGGCTTAATTACTACGGAACCACTCTCGTGGAGATTAATTAAGGTCTGGTTGCCAGTCAATGTTATATTTGTTGGGATGCTGATCACAAGTATGTTTAG TCTAAAGTACATTAATGTCGCCATGGTCACAGTTCTGAAGAATGTAACCAATGTGATGACTGCTGTTGGTGAAATGTATTTATTTAACAAACATCATGACAACAGGGTTTGGGCAGCTCTTTTCTTAATG ATCATTTCAGCAATATCCGGTGGAATTACAGATTTGTCATTTCATGCCGTTGGATATACATGGCAGTTCATGAACTGTTTTCTGACAGCATCATATTCC CTGACCTTACGCAGGATCATGGATACAGCAAAACAAGTTACTAAATCTGGAGAGTTGAATGAATTCTCAATGGTTCTGCTCAACAATTGCCTTTCGCTACCTCTAggaatttttcttatttttgtgtTCAATGAGGTCGATTATCTCTTACAAAC ACCTCTTTTGAGATTGCCAACATTCTGGCTGGTGATAACGTTTAGTGGATTCTTGGGGTTGGCTATAAGCTTCACTTCTATGTGGTTTCTGCATCAAACAGGGGCTACTACGTACAG CCTTGTAGGTTCTCTGAACAAGATACCTCTCTCTGTTGCTGGCATCCTCCTCTTTAAAGTCCCAACAAGTTTGGAAAATTCTGCCAGCATTTTCTTTG GGTTGGTGGCTGGAGTGTTCTTTGCAAGAGCAAAAATGCGTTAG
- the LOC140823230 gene encoding Holliday junction resolvase MOC1, chloroplastic-like, with the protein MVYLLSDSSDIHPFSSGIFMETLPIQFFPPKPQCLMTSSIAAKLSTPLLLRLTPTAFRPFATTSDLETVTIPEPAVRYPRPKGGRAVRSKLNLDAQQLKLKWLESISFPLPDNSQIQDSELRDLDCCNAGSGLVVGVDPDLSGALAVLKHDNSPQVFDSPHLKVLIGKRVRKRLDAKSIIQLLQTIDAPIGTTAYIEQSIPFPQDGKQGWWSGGFGYGLWIGILVASGFSVVPVPSFVWKNEFKLSGDRSSKDDSRDLASTLFPSISSLLKRKKDHGRAEALLIAAYGKGLKANFHSSRMLEDSDTLQTT; encoded by the exons ATGGTGTATTTGCTCTCCGATTCAAGTGATATTCATCCGTTTTCCAGCGGAATTTTTATGGAAACTCTTCCAATCCAATTCTTCCCTCCAAAACCCCAATGTTTGATGACCTCATCAATCGCCGCCAAATTATCAACGCCGCTCCTCCTCCGCCTCACTCCCACTGCATTCCGGCCTTTTGCCACTACCAGTGACCTGGAAACAGTCACAATTCCGGAACCCGCAGTCCGGTACCCCAGACCTAAAGGCGGTAGAGCCGTTAGAAGTAAGCTAAACTTAGACGCTCAGCAATTGAAATTGAAGTGGCTGGAGTCCATTTCGTTCCCGTTGCCAGATAATTCTCAAATCCAAGATTCAGAATTGAGAGATTTGGATTGCTGCAATGCTGGCTCGGGTCTGGTTGTTGGGGTCGACCCGGATCTCTCTGGTGCCTTGGCAGTCTTAAAACATGATAATTCTCCTCAG GTATTTGATTCTCCTCACTTGAAAGTACTGATAGGAAAAAGAGTGCGAAAGCGCTTGGATGCAAAGTCAATCATTCAATTACTTCAAACCATTGATGCTCCAATTG GAACCACTGCATATATAGAGCAATCAATTCCTTTTCCCCAAGATGGCAAGCAG GGTTGGTGGAGCGGGGGATTTGGCTATGGATTGTGGATAGGGATTCTGGTGGCATCAGGATTTTCTGTTGTTCCAGTTCCATCATTTGTGTGGAAGAATGAATTTAAACTATCTGGAGATCGTTCAAGCAAG GATGATAGCCGAGATCTTGCGTCCACTCTATTTCCGTCTATTAGTTCCTTGTTGAAAAGGAAGAAAGATCATG GTCGTGCTGAGGCTTTGCTCATTGCGGCCTATGGCAAAGGACTGAAGGCGAACTTCCATTCCTCTCGCATGTTGGAAGATTCTGATACCTTACAAACAACATAA